In Aliiglaciecola sp. LCG003, a genomic segment contains:
- a CDS encoding alpha/beta fold hydrolase, whose product MTDSTELKEKSETPWSADDAAFSARYTQFIAPFWRDKVVNGYFSGKGNIQIAYAFVINPHGIGSIAISSGRIETLLKYQELVFNLYHAGFSVFIHDHRGQGLSGRMTDNPQQGYVDSFSDYVEDFKTFFDTIISENSSHQPVVIGHSMGGAIATQYILTYPNDFQKCVLSAPMFGIKPALPAWFANILLNTHLIFNQWFSPTPWYFIGQSDYQNLPFEQNVLTSSRARYKVFRDQYEQQSQCKLGGVTAKWLLEAYRCMAYIYQHAADIKIPILVLQAGNDKVVDNNQQNKFLLRMRSAKVQIIENGKHELFMEQELIRDKCLRETLNFLAPIKKP is encoded by the coding sequence ATGACTGATTCTACCGAGCTAAAAGAAAAATCCGAGACCCCATGGTCCGCCGATGACGCTGCGTTTTCTGCTCGTTATACACAATTTATTGCGCCCTTTTGGCGAGATAAAGTAGTCAATGGCTATTTTTCTGGTAAGGGCAACATTCAAATTGCCTATGCGTTTGTGATTAACCCTCACGGGATTGGCAGCATTGCTATCTCATCTGGGCGCATAGAAACATTACTGAAATATCAGGAGTTGGTGTTTAACTTATACCATGCGGGTTTTTCGGTGTTTATTCATGATCATCGTGGGCAAGGGCTTTCAGGCAGAATGACAGACAATCCGCAACAAGGCTATGTGGATAGTTTTTCAGATTACGTAGAAGACTTTAAAACTTTTTTTGATACCATTATCTCCGAAAATAGTAGCCATCAGCCTGTGGTGATTGGACATTCAATGGGCGGGGCGATAGCTACCCAATATATTTTGACTTATCCAAATGATTTTCAAAAGTGCGTGTTGTCAGCCCCCATGTTTGGTATAAAACCAGCGTTACCAGCTTGGTTTGCGAATATTTTGCTGAATACCCATTTGATATTTAATCAGTGGTTCAGTCCTACTCCTTGGTATTTCATAGGGCAGTCAGATTACCAAAATCTTCCATTTGAACAGAATGTATTAACCAGCAGTAGAGCCCGCTATAAGGTGTTTCGTGACCAATACGAGCAACAAAGTCAATGTAAGTTGGGGGGGGTAACGGCAAAATGGCTGTTGGAAGCGTACCGCTGCATGGCATACATTTATCAGCATGCGGCTGATATCAAAATCCCTATATTAGTCCTCCAAGCAGGAAATGATAAGGTTGTGGATAACAATCAGCAAAATAAGTTCTTGCTTCGTATGCGCAGTGCCAAAGTTCAAATTATCGAAAACGGCAAGCATGAGCTGTTTATGGAGCAAGAATTGATCCGAGACAAGTGTTTACGCGAAACCCTCAACTTTTTAGCTCCAATTAAGAAGCCGTAA
- the trmL gene encoding tRNA (uridine(34)/cytosine(34)/5-carboxymethylaminomethyluridine(34)-2'-O)-methyltransferase TrmL yields MLSIVLFQPEIPPNTGNIIRLCANTGYQLHLIEPLGFDWDDKKVRRAGLDYHEFAEVKRHKDLSSYIASQQPKRIFACTTKGAANYSEAKYQAGDALLFGPETRGLPDDVIQSLPESQRLRIPMLAKSRSMNLSNAVAVFVYESWRQLDYAGSA; encoded by the coding sequence ATGCTCAGTATTGTTCTTTTTCAGCCCGAGATCCCACCGAATACCGGTAATATAATTCGACTATGTGCTAACACAGGCTATCAGCTGCATTTGATCGAGCCGCTGGGATTTGATTGGGATGATAAAAAAGTCAGGCGAGCGGGTTTGGATTACCATGAATTCGCTGAGGTCAAACGCCACAAAGATCTTAGCAGCTACATAGCGTCACAGCAGCCTAAGCGGATTTTCGCTTGTACTACCAAGGGTGCGGCTAATTATTCTGAGGCAAAGTATCAGGCTGGTGATGCCCTTTTGTTTGGGCCAGAAACACGAGGATTGCCTGACGACGTTATTCAAAGCTTACCAGAAAGCCAACGGCTAAGAATTCCGATGTTAGCAAAAAGTCGTAGTATGAACCTCTCTAACGCTGTCGCGGTATTCGTTTACGAATCATGGCGTCAACTAGATTACGCAGGTTCAGCTTGA
- the gpsA gene encoding NAD(P)H-dependent glycerol-3-phosphate dehydrogenase, which produces MTQDNVSSVSVIGAGSYGTALAFCLSRNGVPTYLWGRDAKQMQDMAQSRCNQRYLPDAIFPEELVIEADLAKAIAHSFDILIVVPSHAFALTLATIKPMLTPQHRLIWATKGLEPHTGRLLQEVAVEQLGPDIPLAVLSGPTFAKEMVAGLPTAISLSSTDETLAQEFSQKLHCSKSFRVYNNPDIIGVQLGGAVKNVIAIGAGLADGLGFGANARTALITRGLAELTRLGLQLGAKPETFMGMAGLGDLVLTCTDNQSRNRRFGLALGQGLSVDDAIASIGQVVEGYRNTEEVKILAEKLDVEMPICEQIYQVLYQQKSPKQAALTLLGREPTVEG; this is translated from the coding sequence ATGACTCAAGATAACGTATCTAGTGTATCGGTTATAGGGGCGGGGTCATATGGCACCGCTCTGGCCTTTTGTCTGTCTCGCAATGGCGTGCCCACCTACTTGTGGGGGCGCGATGCTAAGCAAATGCAAGACATGGCACAGTCTCGCTGTAATCAACGCTATTTGCCTGACGCTATATTCCCAGAAGAGTTGGTCATCGAGGCAGATTTAGCCAAAGCAATTGCCCATAGCTTTGATATCTTGATAGTGGTTCCTAGTCATGCTTTTGCCCTAACCTTAGCCACAATCAAACCTATGCTAACCCCTCAGCACAGGTTAATTTGGGCAACCAAAGGCCTTGAGCCCCATACAGGCAGATTATTGCAAGAGGTGGCTGTTGAGCAGCTAGGCCCTGATATTCCTTTAGCCGTATTATCTGGACCCACCTTCGCCAAAGAAATGGTAGCCGGATTACCCACTGCGATTTCGTTGTCTTCAACGGATGAAACCCTAGCACAAGAATTCAGCCAAAAATTGCATTGCTCTAAAAGCTTTAGGGTATACAACAACCCAGACATCATCGGTGTTCAATTAGGTGGTGCAGTCAAGAACGTCATTGCCATTGGTGCCGGTTTGGCTGATGGCTTAGGCTTTGGTGCCAATGCTCGGACGGCGTTGATTACCCGAGGTTTAGCAGAGCTAACACGACTTGGCTTGCAGTTAGGTGCCAAGCCGGAAACGTTTATGGGCATGGCCGGTCTTGGCGATTTGGTACTGACCTGCACGGACAATCAATCACGTAATCGTCGTTTCGGTTTAGCACTGGGACAAGGATTAAGTGTTGATGATGCTATTGCCAGTATCGGTCAAGTTGTAGAGGGCTATCGCAATACTGAAGAAGTGAAAATTTTAGCTGAAAAGCTGGATGTCGAAATGCCGATATGTGAGCAAATCTATCAGGTGCTATATCAGCAAAAATCTCCAAAACAAGCGGCATTGACACTTTTAGGCCGAGAGCCTACGGTAGAAGGTTAA
- the secB gene encoding protein-export chaperone SecB: protein MSDENQANEAATQTPQQAPQFAIQRIYTKDLSFETANSPAIFKKEWTPEIKLDLDTRTTELETNVYEVVLSVTVTASIGEETAFLCEVQQAGIFMVGDMPEANKAHTLGSFCPNTLFPYARETIASLVNRGTFPPLNLAPVNFDAIFNAYVQKRAQEQQGQAQKLDA, encoded by the coding sequence ATGTCAGATGAAAATCAAGCAAACGAAGCGGCAACTCAAACTCCTCAACAAGCACCACAGTTTGCAATTCAACGTATTTACACTAAAGATCTTTCATTTGAAACAGCTAATTCTCCAGCTATTTTCAAAAAAGAATGGACGCCAGAAATTAAGCTAGACCTTGACACTCGCACTACAGAGCTTGAAACTAATGTTTATGAAGTGGTGTTATCTGTTACTGTTACAGCAAGTATTGGTGAAGAAACCGCATTTTTATGTGAAGTTCAGCAAGCCGGTATTTTCATGGTCGGTGATATGCCTGAAGCGAATAAAGCTCACACTCTAGGTTCATTTTGTCCAAATACATTATTTCCTTATGCCAGAGAAACTATTGCTAGCTTGGTTAACCGTGGTACTTTCCCTCCGTTAAATCTTGCTCCTGTTAATTTTGACGCGATCTTTAATGCCTACGTGCAAAAACGTGCTCAAGAACAGCAAGGCCAAGCGCAGAAACTTGACGCTTAG
- the grxC gene encoding glutaredoxin 3 — protein MSKVEIYTKGYCPYCRRAKALLEEKGVSFEEYKIDEQPELRDTMIARANGGHTVPQIFIDDKHIGGCDDMLALESKNELDKLLSA, from the coding sequence ATGAGCAAAGTCGAAATATATACCAAGGGCTACTGCCCTTATTGCCGTAGAGCAAAAGCGTTACTAGAAGAAAAAGGCGTTTCATTCGAAGAATACAAGATTGATGAACAGCCTGAACTTCGCGATACCATGATCGCAAGAGCGAACGGTGGTCATACGGTTCCTCAGATATTCATTGATGATAAACACATCGGTGGCTGCGACGATATGCTCGCACTGGAATCAAAAAACGAATTAGATAAATTACTCAGCGCTTAA
- a CDS encoding rhodanese-like domain-containing protein gives MDQIIEFVSNNLFLAGIWAALVVVLVYGTIAGQLSPIKELGTHEATLLMNKEDAYVLDIRPAAEYKKGHILGAKQLKAEQISQQDFKSLENHKDKPIIVVCAMGMTAKKTAAAMLKAGFEKVTVLKGGMSAWQGASLPVSK, from the coding sequence ATGGATCAGATTATTGAGTTTGTCAGCAACAACCTATTTCTAGCTGGTATATGGGCAGCGTTGGTTGTGGTTTTGGTATATGGCACTATTGCAGGCCAGTTGTCACCAATTAAAGAACTCGGTACTCATGAAGCAACATTGCTTATGAATAAAGAGGATGCGTATGTACTGGACATCCGTCCTGCTGCAGAATATAAAAAGGGTCATATTTTAGGCGCTAAACAGCTAAAAGCAGAACAAATCAGCCAGCAAGACTTCAAAAGCCTTGAAAACCACAAAGATAAACCCATTATTGTGGTATGTGCGATGGGCATGACTGCTAAGAAGACTGCAGCAGCTATGCTCAAAGCGGGATTTGAAAAAGTGACCGTTCTTAAAGGTGGTATGAGTGCCTGGCAAGGTGCCAGCCTACCTGTGTCCAAGTAG
- the gpmM gene encoding 2,3-bisphosphoglycerate-independent phosphoglycerate mutase, with translation MTEAKKTLALIILDGWGHREDTDNNAIANANTPVLDKLTRDYPNTFISGSGLDVGLPPGQMGNSEVGHVNLGAGRVVYQDFTRISKSIDDNEFESNDVLVAALKKAVDANKAVHIMGLMSPGGVHSHEDHILAMIKMAAHKGANKIYLHCFLDGRDTPPRSAKASLEKADELFAELGVGKIASLIGRYYAMDRDERWDRVQQAYDLIAQGKSDFQADSALAGLEQSYAREQNDEFVKPTVIGEPVKLEDGDSLIFMNFRADRAREITRAFVEDEFSGFERSYRANLAEFVMLTQYADSISAPSAYPPTPLINVMGDWLAQHGKTQLRISETEKYAHVTFFYSGGREDEYEGEKRILIPSPKVATYDLQPEMSSKQLTDELVGAIESGEFDAIICNYPNGDMVGHTGVYEAAIKAVEAVDACLGRVIDALQKVGGECLITADHGNAEQMVNPKTGQVHTAHTSELVPFIYFGRDADTRSGGTLSDVAPTMLHLMGMEQPIEMTGKPIVTLK, from the coding sequence ATGACAGAGGCAAAGAAAACCTTAGCATTGATTATTTTGGATGGTTGGGGTCACAGAGAAGATACTGACAACAACGCAATTGCAAATGCCAATACACCGGTTCTTGACAAGTTAACGCGGGATTACCCCAATACCTTTATTTCCGGTTCAGGTCTTGATGTAGGATTACCGCCTGGTCAAATGGGTAATTCAGAAGTCGGTCATGTCAACTTAGGTGCGGGTCGTGTGGTTTATCAAGATTTTACCCGCATAAGCAAATCTATAGACGATAATGAGTTTGAATCGAATGATGTTTTAGTGGCTGCGCTTAAGAAGGCAGTTGATGCTAACAAAGCTGTACATATCATGGGATTAATGTCGCCCGGTGGTGTGCATAGTCATGAAGACCATATTTTAGCCATGATAAAAATGGCAGCGCACAAAGGTGCTAATAAAATTTATTTACACTGCTTTTTAGACGGACGGGATACTCCACCTAGAAGCGCAAAGGCTTCCTTGGAAAAAGCCGATGAGCTGTTTGCTGAGTTGGGAGTGGGTAAAATTGCCTCCTTGATTGGCAGATATTACGCCATGGACCGTGACGAGCGATGGGATCGAGTTCAACAAGCCTATGATTTGATCGCACAGGGCAAAAGTGACTTTCAAGCCGACTCTGCATTAGCAGGGTTAGAGCAATCCTATGCTCGAGAGCAAAATGACGAATTCGTTAAGCCCACCGTAATTGGTGAACCGGTCAAACTTGAAGATGGCGACTCATTGATATTTATGAATTTCAGGGCTGATCGAGCTCGCGAAATAACCCGCGCCTTTGTTGAAGATGAATTCAGTGGTTTTGAACGGAGTTATCGAGCCAATTTAGCCGAATTTGTAATGCTAACTCAGTATGCTGATTCCATTTCTGCTCCCTCAGCTTACCCCCCAACACCACTGATAAATGTGATGGGTGATTGGTTAGCCCAACATGGCAAAACCCAGTTACGTATTTCTGAGACAGAAAAATATGCTCATGTAACTTTTTTCTATAGTGGTGGACGAGAAGATGAATATGAAGGCGAAAAACGTATATTGATCCCCTCACCAAAGGTCGCTACTTACGATTTACAACCAGAGATGAGCTCAAAACAGTTAACTGATGAACTGGTTGGCGCAATTGAGTCAGGTGAATTTGATGCGATCATTTGTAATTATCCTAACGGCGACATGGTCGGTCATACAGGCGTATACGAAGCTGCGATTAAGGCAGTAGAAGCGGTTGATGCCTGCTTAGGTCGAGTAATAGATGCATTACAAAAAGTAGGTGGAGAGTGCCTTATTACTGCTGATCACGGCAACGCCGAACAAATGGTAAACCCTAAGACCGGACAGGTCCATACGGCACATACCAGTGAATTGGTGCCTTTTATCTATTTTGGTCGTGATGCTGACACGCGAAGCGGCGGAACCTTAAGTGATGTGGCCCCAACCATGTTACATTTAATGGGCATGGAACAACCAATTGAAATGACAGGAAAGCCGATTGTTACCCTTAAATAG
- a CDS encoding peptidoglycan DD-metalloendopeptidase family protein → MHQFVKYIKLALCFAALVLCGTVVAQQTDELKQIQQEIKHKQQQIDQQLAEAKQLQQQLKAAELNIARTAKSLDETKRDLAANVAQQTALKAEQTELRKKQQQQQQALAKQLKSMYMAGDYDFAKMIFNLEDASKFERTFSYYQYLTEARKQQIDQFRQLVEQLRQVNESLADKQQQLESLQLVQQQQSEQLVQQQHMRKKTLAKITQRIDTEAVKIEQLQINEQALLKAIEEAERAAQQRPVSLNGLANLEGKLINPTQGKMRNMFGRIRQGQIKWKGVLFNGNTGAPVRAVYDGKVLYADWLRGLGLVTVVDHGDGYMSLYGHNQALLKQVGDDVQSGDTIALVGQSGGQTAPNLYFEIRHKGTPVNPTKWLKP, encoded by the coding sequence ATGCATCAGTTTGTTAAATATATAAAACTAGCGTTGTGTTTCGCAGCGCTAGTTTTGTGTGGGACGGTGGTAGCCCAACAAACCGATGAACTAAAACAGATCCAACAAGAGATTAAGCATAAGCAGCAACAAATAGACCAGCAATTGGCCGAAGCTAAACAACTTCAACAACAGCTCAAAGCCGCGGAGCTTAATATTGCCAGAACGGCCAAATCACTGGATGAAACCAAACGGGATTTAGCCGCTAATGTTGCACAGCAAACTGCGCTTAAAGCAGAGCAAACCGAGCTGCGTAAAAAACAACAACAACAACAGCAGGCTTTGGCAAAGCAATTGAAAAGCATGTACATGGCTGGCGACTATGATTTTGCCAAGATGATATTTAATCTAGAGGATGCATCAAAATTTGAGCGTACCTTTAGTTATTACCAATACTTGACCGAAGCACGAAAGCAGCAAATTGATCAATTTCGCCAACTTGTTGAACAACTGCGTCAGGTCAATGAATCATTGGCCGACAAGCAGCAACAACTGGAATCTTTACAATTGGTTCAACAGCAGCAAAGTGAACAATTGGTCCAACAACAGCACATGCGCAAGAAGACCTTAGCAAAAATTACCCAAAGAATTGATACTGAAGCAGTCAAAATTGAGCAATTGCAAATCAATGAGCAAGCCTTGCTCAAAGCTATTGAAGAAGCTGAGCGAGCCGCCCAGCAAAGACCGGTTAGCTTAAATGGATTGGCGAATTTAGAAGGCAAGCTGATTAATCCCACACAAGGTAAAATGCGCAATATGTTTGGCCGCATAAGGCAAGGCCAGATAAAATGGAAAGGCGTATTATTCAATGGGAATACGGGTGCACCAGTGCGAGCAGTGTATGACGGCAAGGTATTATATGCTGATTGGCTGAGAGGGTTAGGATTAGTCACCGTGGTTGATCATGGCGATGGCTATATGAGCCTTTATGGGCATAATCAGGCCTTACTTAAACAGGTTGGTGACGATGTACAATCTGGAGATACTATAGCGCTAGTAGGGCAAAGTGGTGGTCAAACCGCACCCAATCTGTATTTTGAAATTCGCCATAAAGGCACGCCCGTCAACCCAACAAAATGGCTGAAGCCTTAG
- a CDS encoding divergent polysaccharide deacetylase family protein — MLIIKMVFFKRLCLSALLLISSSAISAEIALIIDDMGNTHKDGAAFELPIEVAFSILPMTHLSEKYSRRASSQQREVMLHMPMESLAGKALGAGALTANMSGELMRQTLTEALQSVPGAIGLNNHMGSKLTQLSQPMNVTMSFLTEHHLFFVDSRTTRFSKAERIARENGVQSLKRNVFLDHDRRIEQIDAQFKRLVRLSKKYGFAVGIAHPYPQTVEYLKQALKNLEQQGVQLSRVSQLLELQHIALQKTDNHPEQSDTTTALE; from the coding sequence GTGCTAATTATCAAAATGGTGTTTTTCAAACGATTATGCCTTAGTGCACTGCTACTCATATCTTCTTCGGCGATTAGCGCTGAGATTGCATTGATCATCGATGATATGGGCAACACGCATAAGGATGGCGCAGCATTCGAGTTACCTATCGAAGTGGCATTTTCTATATTGCCGATGACCCATCTTTCCGAAAAGTATTCTCGTCGGGCCAGCTCTCAACAACGTGAAGTCATGCTGCATATGCCAATGGAGTCCCTTGCGGGGAAGGCGTTGGGCGCCGGTGCATTAACTGCCAACATGTCGGGAGAATTGATGAGGCAAACATTAACTGAGGCGTTGCAATCTGTGCCTGGCGCTATTGGTCTAAATAACCATATGGGCAGCAAGCTGACTCAATTAAGCCAGCCGATGAACGTGACAATGAGTTTTTTAACTGAACATCACTTGTTTTTTGTCGATAGTCGCACCACCAGGTTTAGCAAGGCTGAACGAATCGCTCGCGAAAATGGGGTACAGAGTCTCAAGCGTAATGTTTTTTTAGATCATGATCGTCGAATAGAACAAATTGACGCACAATTTAAACGCCTAGTGCGGTTATCTAAAAAATATGGATTTGCAGTTGGTATTGCCCATCCCTATCCGCAAACCGTCGAGTATCTCAAGCAAGCGCTGAAAAATCTTGAACAGCAAGGCGTGCAACTCAGCCGAGTCAGCCAACTACTAGAATTACAACATATTGCGTTACAGAAAACTGATAATCATCCTGAGCAATCAGACACCACTACTGCACTTGAATAA
- a CDS encoding DUF808 domain-containing protein yields MAAANLLALIDDIATILDDVAVLSKVAAKKTAGVLGDDLALNAQQVSGVKADRELPVVWAVAKGSFLNKLILVPAALAISALLPVLITILMVIGGLYLCYEGFEKIYHKFSHSKEEFEAEHEQKIKALADPTVNLVELEKDKIKGAIRTDFILSAEIIVIVLGTVQDQDFATQVTVLSSLAAFFTVGVYGIVAGIVKLDDLGLYLLRKSVSGSFNSIQRSLGRGILIIAPLLMKTLAIVGTIAMFLVGGGILVHSIPPLHHLVHEIVQWLGSVMGSVAHSVAPFLLEGLTGVLAGALVLFIFNGVKKLFTK; encoded by the coding sequence ATGGCAGCTGCAAATCTACTTGCCCTGATAGACGATATAGCCACCATCTTGGATGATGTGGCGGTGTTGTCGAAAGTCGCCGCAAAAAAAACAGCTGGAGTATTAGGAGACGACTTAGCCCTAAATGCACAACAAGTCTCGGGGGTAAAAGCTGACAGAGAACTGCCGGTGGTGTGGGCAGTGGCCAAAGGCTCATTTCTTAATAAGTTGATTTTAGTGCCGGCCGCACTGGCAATCAGTGCCCTTTTGCCTGTTTTAATTACCATTCTAATGGTGATTGGCGGGCTCTATTTGTGTTATGAAGGATTTGAAAAAATATACCATAAGTTCTCTCATTCAAAGGAAGAATTTGAAGCAGAGCATGAGCAAAAAATAAAAGCCTTGGCTGACCCAACTGTTAATTTGGTGGAATTGGAAAAAGATAAAATTAAAGGGGCTATTCGCACAGATTTTATTCTATCCGCTGAGATTATAGTGATTGTATTGGGTACGGTGCAAGATCAAGACTTTGCCACCCAGGTGACGGTTCTTTCCAGTCTTGCTGCTTTTTTTACGGTAGGTGTCTACGGTATTGTGGCGGGTATTGTGAAGCTTGACGATTTGGGCCTGTATCTACTGCGCAAGTCAGTTTCTGGAAGTTTCAACAGTATCCAACGTTCATTGGGGCGGGGGATCTTGATTATCGCGCCGCTCCTAATGAAAACATTAGCAATTGTCGGAACCATAGCGATGTTCTTAGTGGGGGGCGGTATTTTAGTCCATAGCATCCCTCCATTACATCATCTAGTACATGAAATAGTGCAGTGGCTTGGATCGGTTATGGGCAGTGTTGCTCATAGTGTCGCACCGTTTTTGCTTGAGGGGTTAACTGGTGTGCTTGCAGGTGCGTTGGTGCTGTTTATCTTTAATGGCGTGAAAAAGTTATTCACCAAGTAG
- a CDS encoding zf-TFIIB domain-containing protein, whose translation MECPKCQTGNLTLSYLELFFCVQTCNGCGGNWVLIEDYVKWKDQHPEYAYIDVDVTEDLDDAVKALLCPSSGLIMRKLKIAKETSHRIDYSASVGGVWLDNGEWQLLKNSGLAGSLNTILTEHWQLKIREQRTEDTFDMLYRTKFGDEDYDKVKVLREWLQSHPQKSDLRAFLLAQDPYSVKR comes from the coding sequence ATGGAATGCCCTAAATGCCAAACAGGAAACCTGACGCTTAGTTATTTGGAGCTATTTTTCTGTGTACAAACCTGTAATGGTTGTGGTGGCAATTGGGTATTGATCGAGGATTATGTGAAGTGGAAAGATCAGCATCCAGAATATGCTTATATCGATGTTGATGTAACAGAAGATCTTGATGACGCAGTGAAAGCATTATTGTGCCCCTCATCTGGTTTAATTATGCGCAAGCTTAAAATTGCTAAAGAAACCTCTCATCGTATTGATTACAGTGCGTCAGTGGGTGGTGTATGGCTTGATAATGGTGAGTGGCAATTACTCAAGAATAGTGGTTTAGCAGGTTCGTTAAATACTATTCTCACTGAGCATTGGCAGCTTAAGATTCGTGAACAGAGAACGGAAGACACCTTCGATATGTTGTACCGCACTAAATTCGGCGATGAAGATTATGACAAAGTTAAGGTCTTGCGTGAATGGCTCCAATCTCACCCTCAAAAATCCGACTTGCGCGCTTTTTTATTAGCGCAAGATCCTTATTCAGTTAAACGCTAA